The Atlantibacter hermannii genomic interval CAGCTATCGTTGGTTGACGGGATTTGCAGGTTCGAAAGTTGAACCGATTCCGCAATCTGCTAAAAGCGAGGATGATTGTCTGGTTGGTCTGAAGCTGCTGAGCCCGGCAGATGACGCATGGCAGGTAATGAATAAATTAAGCCAGGCATTGACCGATATTGAAGTAGACTGCGCGGTGCTGGAGTGCGAAGGCGAACCCTGCCTGTTCGTGGATCGCCAGGATGAATTCGCCGCTACCTGTCGCCTGAAAAATTTTGGTGTTGCTATCGCTGAGTCATTTTCCGGCCAGAATCCCTTCTAAGGATTAACGCAGGGTAAGCAACTGGCGGGTATAGTCTGCCGCTGGTGACGAAAAGACCGTTGCACACGGCCCTTGCTCTACCACTTCGCCCTGTTTTAATACCACTACCTGATGACACAGCGAACGCACCACTTCCAGGTCATGACTGATGAACAGCCAGGCCAGACGGTGTTTTGCCTGTAATGATTTCAACAACGCCAGAATCTGCGCCTGTACGGTTCTGTCGAGTGAAGAGGTGGGCTCATCCAGCACCATCAGATCGGGCTTCA includes:
- the yejG gene encoding protein, producing MNTLQLSIVHRLPNSYRWLTGFAGSKVEPIPQSAKSEDDCLVGLKLLSPADDAWQVMNKLSQALTDIEVDCAVLECEGEPCLFVDRQDEFAATCRLKNFGVAIAESFSGQNPF